One Delphinus delphis chromosome 16, mDelDel1.2, whole genome shotgun sequence genomic window, CATGGTGACGAAGGCATCAGGCATAAATGCCCAGACGGCCTCTTTAACCAGCACACCGACTGCCTCTGCTTCGGCCCTGGTCACACAGCTGACAAGGTCTTCATAATAGAGGAATCCTGAGAGGCCATTGGACAGGTCAATGGAGAAAGGGACATATCTCGTGTGAAATGACCAGCCCTCAGTGAGAGGGGATCCGTCCCCACATAGAGCTAACGTGGCCACAGGCATCAATGCCAAACTGTTCCCCAGAGACCGAGTGATCTGCGTTCTCTTGGTTGTGAATTTTTCATGTTAACAATGGCTCTTTGCTTTCTGACTGAGAGACTTACAATTTCCTGACTAAGGAAGAGGCAATATTCCATATCCTAGAACCAAGCTGTTCAAATCTGACTTCCTATTGAAGAACCAGCCCTCCTGATCAATAAGCTGTgccctattattttaaaaagataatgcatAAAGATTAGGGGTGGGAAGATTTGGGGTTGCACGGTTATAGATGAATTACAGAATTGAAGTCAAGAATAGGAaggcggggggcttccctggtggcgcagtggttaagaatctacctgccaatgcagggacacgggtttgagccctggtccgggaagatcccacatgctgcggagcaactaagcccgagcgccacaactactgagcctgcgctctagaacccgcgagccacaactactgagctcgcgtgccacaactactgaagcccgcgtgcctagagcccgtgctccgcaacaagagaagccaccgcaatgagaagcccgcgcaccgcaatgaagagtagccccccgctcgccacaaccagagaaaagcctgtgcgcagcaacgaagacccaacgcagccaaaaataaataatacagttaGTGTGGGGGCACTAACTATAATGAAAAGATTGATAATTTGGATTTCATTGAATATAAGAACGTATAttcatcaaaggacattatcaagcaATGAAGAAACACGCTAccaactgggagaagatatttgcatatTATGTATCTGACACAGTGCTGGTGGGGTGTCTGCTAGAGCTAAATCAATAGCTATTCAGcctctgacccagcaatttcactcctaggtgtaTGCACAAGAGAAATGAGGACATATATCCCCaggtacaagaatgttcatagccaaaacctggaaataattctaatgtccatcaacaggaaatgggtaaataaattatgataccaATGGAAGAAAaattgctaagagggtagatctcatgttgtgtttgtaccatattttaaaaaatcaatttaataaaattaaacaaatcatgtataaatgtgaaaaaaaatgaacaacaatGCTCCATTTGGCTCTTTTTTGATACAAAAATTTCATCATGGCTGATATTCACAGTACAActcatttggtaaccataaaacTCCTGTGATTACTCAGGATGTACCTAAACCAAAAGTCATGATTAACAGCAATTTCTTTAAGGACATATGCAGGTATCAGGAATGAACATGGAGATAGTTTAATAATTTGTTGACACCCATGAAAGCAACTTAATTGGCTTTCCTTTTGGGTATGGTAGGGAGGTGAACTTATTACCCTGCACAGTGTTACATGTGTGCTGTTATATTTCAGAAACCAATGTGGCATGTGAATCCTCAAGCCTCAGGGAATTAAAACCAAGTATGATTATAAGTAAAACTGAATCAGGGTTTCACCCCTGGATCGTACTTTCAACGTGTTCAGTTAGCTCACCCTTGGCAAAATGCTAAACTATTCCCATTGACAAGTCCATTCATTGTAGCGCTGCTACAAGGGACACATAAAGCCTGGGTTTTTCAGCTATAAGTATGATAGGAAGGCATTCCTCTAGTTCtacataaaacaaaagcattaGATAGTCGGATGGCCATCACTGATGGATTGAGAGAATAATAGCTGCTTCATTCATCTGTCTGGAAGAGCCCaaataggaagagaaaaatcCAGTTTACAAAGCTGGGGAATTGGGAGCTACTTGGATCCCAAGAGCATTCGGTGTCAGTTGATAAAGGTTTTCATCTAAGGGAAATACGGCATTGCCTCCCGTTTTCTCTCTATGTGTTGACAGCCCTTACTATCATTCttatgtatatacttatatacatacacttatatacatatacttatatacatatacttatgtatattttaatacttatgtatatatttctatggCGACTCTAGAGCTGGTGTACATCACGCTTATTAAGTGTGCACTTTCAGAAGCCCAGAATATGAAtgtgggtcttttttttccttaggctcTTTTAGTTCCTATGTGGCATCTTATAAACCTTATTAGCAATTTTTTGGAGGCTAGCAACTTAATGAAGTTGGGGAATTCTATGGTAGTGTTGATGTGAACCACCAAGAAttgatttcttcctctcctcttgcttgtttcttttcatcACTTAAACAGAAGAtagctgttttctcttttcttttctttctggtctcCTCTTGTAGAAGATTCCCTTACTTTCATATGATTAAAAATGTTGACAAcatcctcattctttctttctggccTCCTCTTGTAGAAGATTCCCTTACTTTCATATGATTAAAAATGTTGATGACGTCCTCATTCTTTGTAACTCAGAAGCCATAGTGCTCAGAACTGGGGTTGTGACTTCCTTTCAAATCCCAGTTATATTGTATTTCTattgcatattaaaaataaacatttaaatcatACAATTTTTGACCCTGTTTTTTTGACATTCcttgattgaaaaaaatataccaGGACCCTTCATAAATAGAAGTGATCAAGCCATCTTCAACCTCTGTGAGGCCCTGCCAGGCTTTCAGATGCCTGTCTCTACACTCTTCTGGGTTAAGGAGTCCTGGTTGGGTAGATAAACCCCTGTCTAGATTTCCACTATTTCCCTTCTATGTCCTGGTTCTTACAGTTTCTAAAGCAGATCTGTATTTGTACCAAGCAACAGCTCTAGTTCGTTCAAATATTCTTTACTCCCCAACCCTCCAGGTCAACTTTCTGTCTTGGATTCCTCACCCATACCTCTTACACAGCCAGGACCCAAATATCTGAAAGGGTCAGTTCAGTAAGAACTAGATCAATGGTGCAAACAGGTTTGACAGCAGGATAAAGGAATGACAACAGCCCTCATGCAGGGTAtatttgctctgtgccaggctaaGTGCTTTGCCTGCAAGATCTGATCTGTTCCCCACTTACGTACTGATGTTACCTCCCTTTTATAGATAAGGTAACGAAGGCTCAAAGATTTTAACTAACTTTCTCAAGATGACACGACTGGAGAGtgccagagccaggatttggatcCAGGTCTCTCTGATTCCAAAAGCTTGGGCTTTTAGCCATAGCATGAAAAGAGGCCAAACAAGAGACCAGCTCACCAAGACTGGAGTTGACGTATGAAGTACAGCAGACAGGTCCCTACCACAGCCTGACCAGCCCACGGCAAcaacatgagattttttttaggAGAGACAATTCACCTGCTTTCTGCATTCTTGTGAATTTCAAGGTTTTGTCCGACCTTATTTTACTCAGAGATCTGAACCCCATCCTGAACCATTTCTCAGATGTCTTCAATCCCACTCCAAATACAGAAGTAAAGAGCTGAAACAAAGGGAAAGGCATGCCTTTAGTTTCTAAAACAATCATTATGTCAATGAAATGATACTTTTCAAGGTCAAGCGATTAAGAAAAGGTGTAAACAAGCTCTGACCTAGTTCCTCCTGAATATGACAAGCAGGTGGGCAATGGTAATTTTTCAGAGGCATTTCTATTTCAGGAGGGTCCCTTCCTGACATATGTTATTACTAAATGAAGCAGAAGGGAGGAGCCCGCCTCTGGCACTGCCGAGGGCTTCCAGATATCCAATAAGGATTGCCTGCACTGTCAATGCGTGACCACAGGGATCTGTACCCAACCCTTGGCCAAGAGTGTCTTACACACACTCATGCATATTCACCCTCACAATTTAAAGACGGATGCACGTGTAGGTTGCGTGAATTCTCCACCATCACACAACTGGTAAGTGTCAGAGCCCAGACTCAACCCAGTCTGTCCGCCCTCTGAGCCTGGCCTTCTGCCCTCGACCACAGGTTAGCCTGAGCATCACTTCTGAACCCAAGGGATTGGTAGGTGGAAGTCTCTGGACCCTGCAACTCCAAGGTAGGGAACATTGGGAGGTAACAAACCCTGCTTCAAAGTAGACAAGGATTCAGTGAGGAGCAGGTTTCTTAAAGAACAGGTTTGTTCTTTAAGAGTaggtttgtgggcttccctggtggcacagtggttgaaaatctgcctgccaatgcaggggacgcgggttcaagccctggtctgggaagatcccacatgccgcggagcagctaagcctgtgagccacaactactgagcctgtgcgtctggagcctgtgctccgcaacaagagaggccgcggtagTGAAGAGCCctacgcactgcgatgaagagtggcccctgctcgccgcaactagagaaagccctcgcatagaaacaaagacccaacacagccaaaaataaataaataaaagattactattaaaaaaaaaaaaaaaaagagtaggtttGTTTTGTCTCACAGTCTTAGGGTACCCAGGAGTGACAGACTCTTGGGAGGTAAGGTCATTTGTATCTCACCATAGCATGGCAATAAGCTCGAGCACCCATAGTTATTTAGGCATCTCCTTCCTAGAccactgctatggactgaattgtgccccctcctcccaaattcatatgtcttaacctccagtgtgatggtatctggagatggggcttttgggaggtaattaggtttagatgaggtcatgaggtggGTCCTCACGataggattagtgcctttataagaagagacaccagagagtttGCTCTCTCTCTGTGTCATGCAAGGACACATTGAGAAGGAGGccgtctgcaaaccaggaagagagtcctaACCAGagcccaaccatgctggcaccccaACCTCAGATTTCCAGGCtctaactgagaaaataaatatttgttgtttaagtcactcgGTCTGCGACATTTTGTTATGGTAccccaagctgactaatacaacCACTTAGAATAAGTAATAGGATTAACTGAAAAACCATTTttgataaatacatataaaaatcacGTACTTTGAAGGACTGATATCGTTCATCGTTTAACACAGCTTTAACTTCAgaactttctccatcttcaataATTTCCTGCACGAACAgttgaaaaatatattacattagtGATGTTAACTGCAGTCTAAGATTTTCAAATCCCCAGATCTAGTAGCTTAATTTTTCATGAAATACACCTGCTGTATACAGGATATTTCCTTAGCTGATCTGGAGAAAACAAGACATTTCCTGCTTGAAAAATCTCAGGTTACTATATTTCCAAGGACCCCTTTACAATCCTCAAGGAGGAAGGTACAGAATGATTAGGGTCCAAATCTACAGAACACCAAACCAAAAGATTCACTGACAAAGGTGTGTCTAAATATTTGAGatagttttcttttcaattaataTAAACTAGCTGAAACAAGAGGACTTTTCATCTGAGCCGGTTAATTTTGGACCCACTGAAAAGCTAATCCGGGTTCAAGCCCTTATGATATCCAGCTCAGAGCCACCCAACATCCTCTAAATAGAGCTGGGATTATTTCCCCTGAATAATTTACCTCGAGCTTGACTATATCGAAACTTACTCTTGGATGACCAATTTGCCTTGCCAGGGAATCCTTAAACatcattaaataaataactaccaaaataaataaataaataaataactacccATCCCTGGCTCTCTTCCTAGAATATACAGGTAGAGATGCAGAATCAGCTCCACTGCCCATCACACCCACCACCATTCTGGAGGGCAATGTCCCCTGAGTGGAAGTGAGGTTCTTCACACAGCCTGTGTTTGAAGTCATAGCATCCTCTCCCGTTGAGCTTTTAGGTCACTAGAGTCTTTCACTGTGATTAATGATACGGGAGAGTTATTTTCCCACTAGCTGACCCCACGTAGCTCCAGGAGAGAAAATATTGGAGTAggaattaaacaaatatatatgtgtatctatctatctatgtaatatatatgttataaaatatatatatctatataatctatattagagaaaaaggaaaataagtcatGAATACCACATCTATATAGTTAACAGGAAAATCCATTAACTgcaactctctctctccctccctccctacctacCTATCAGGAGTTGGGATGAATCACCTTTCACCCTTACCTCCATGACACACTTCACTCTGTCCCCCAGGCAGGGAATTCCTTCTGTGTCCCTCATACTGATGATTGTGAATGGCAGAGATTTAAGTACAGAAGCTGCTCTAGTAAATTCCACACAAAagacttcattttctttaaactcATAATTTTCAGCCAATACCTCAAAGGCATCCTGAAGAATAAAACCAGATGAGCAAAACACAGTCTGTTTCTCGGCCCCTAGCCCCCGAGCCAGCAGCCACTTGCAAACACCTCTTGCTCTCTGTTAAGTATTAGAACACCTCGTGACtatttcctcaaagatcaggatTGGGTGTCCTGTACTTTTACACCCCTCCCTTGGTGGATGAGCGGAATGGAGTTGAAAAGACAGGCCACAGAGTGCTTTGTAAGGAAACTTTGAGCTCTCTGCCATTAGATATTCAGGAGTGATATAACTATAAAATGATACTGTGCTCATTGCATCTTCCTAGTTGTTACTTGGCACGATCCTTTCCTCTTTGCTGACTGTCCCCGCAGCCTGTGGCCAGGATTCTGTCTTGATCACTGGGAAGCCCCATCTCTTATTTCATGCGTGAAATATAGTCAGCACTTAGCAcaggcttgttgaatgaatgggtaTAATCATAAGTGGCGCAAACCCACAGGCAGGGTTATTTAAGGTAGGGGGTTATTTAAGGTAGGGCACGTTTGCATTTCTGGCAGAGGAGGAAGCAGCTGCAGCTGTGCGGCCTGATGCTCAGTGTGCCCAGTAGCTGCAATTTCCTGGTGCTCCTTGCACACGTGGGGCTAGAAGACTAGAAAGGAGAAGTTTTGTATTTGATATACTAATGCATGTTTTATCTGTCTGACTACTGACTCTAGGCTGGAGGACAAGCAGTTATAGGCTTGTTCGGGTCATTTGAAACATAATTATTGAATTTCAGGGCTGAATTTAGAGATGATCTATAGCTAATTCCTTTTtgagcagatgaggaaactgaggctcagagagaggaatTGACTTGCCCCAGCTAGTTAATATCAGAGAGGCTGAATCCAGGTCTGCTGACTCTCAATCCTCTGGCTTCCCAGCAAAGCTATTTATGCACAATTGCTATTTCTATGTAATTTGCTCTTACTATGTAATGGACTAATTACAGTACATATTTGTTTTTTCAGAATATTTGCCTTTGATAACTGCTGCGTCCATTAATGACAACTTCTGATAAGTAGTAACCTACTGTCTCTAAAGGATGTGCGAATATATTTGTCTATTTCCATGGCAAAAGGAGACCCATTCTTGACAGAAAGAGGAACCAGAGATCAGGTTAGAGGAGTGGGTAAGGGTGTGAAAAACATTCCTAGATTTTCAGGAATATTCATAACTTAATTTGGAGATTCATGGAAAGAAGCAGAAAGCCCTGCGTTTGCTCTAGGTGTTGTTGTAAATCTCCATTACCGTGAATGTGTGGTTCCGGTTGTTTAAAGTGGTTCTTCTCTGACACGCGTACTGAGAGATCTTTTTTACAGCAAGTGGTGGAGTCTTCTGGAAGCCCGGGTTGGGAGTAGCTGAATAGTCTGTTCTCACCTAAACAAATGCATAAGCATCCATTTTAAATAACAATTAATAGTGGTAATAATAATAGATGTGTGTGAAGAAAAAGGCAGTTTGATGGTAATTGTCTctggaaagagaataaaattatagGAGgctcaaattttatgttatatgcatCTCTAATATTTGAATTTGCTACaattaacatgtattatttttgcaatCTGAAAACATAACATGAAAAAATACTACCAATTaaataccatttttcttttctgtgaacttaTGTAGTTATGGTCCGTTGGTGATGGGTGTGGAATTAAGAgcttaactttgtttttttctttatgaatgatcacagtaagaaaaaaaataagaaccttCTACTTTTCTGACTGCCAGACATCAAGacttcaatattttgaaatatttgtgtaTAGACTTGTTTGTAAAAATAGCTACCATTTAGTAAGTGCATATATAAATCAGGCTCTgtcttaagcactttacatgtgtgTTATTCTAATCCTCATAACCATCTTACAAGATAGGCAGGCACTATTATTCTCATAATGTagtggaagaaactgaagctcagaaaagctaagtgacttgtccaagttcacacaggGAATAAGCAGAGAACCTGGGGTTTAACTCAGGTCTGTTGGTTCTACAGCCCATGTTCTTAATCATCAAGCAAAAGGCAATGAAAATCACATTCGTGACACTTACAACAAGCTGGTGTTTTCCTGTAATCTCCACCGGTTTTCCTGCTCCCATACTTTCTATCAGCCAGGAGACGTCGAGGAGTTCTAGCTGTGAGCTGGCTCTTACGTTCTGTACCTGAAGCCAGTCAAGAACCTCTGAACCAGAGTTGTTTTCTGCCACAATGTGGGTGACAGAATCACTGCAGAATGCAAGACAAAGTTACCAGCTGAAGGGACTTTTGAAATGAGAAGCTCTCCTCTTTCCCTGAGGCGTTTCAGAGCATTCCATCTGATGGAGAAAGATGCACAGTAGACCTGACCACAGGCACAGAGAAACTAGACCTCCATGCAAGGGAATTCTACTTAAATTAGTGTAACAACAGTGGTCTACGTTACATACCAGAtgcaagaaaaattaagaaaacattagtAAGATTGTGGTGTCAATGGAAAACCAAGGTCCAGAGAGGATGGAGGATAAAACCGTTCTTAAATTAGCACCTTGCACTCTGCTTGTGGCTTTGATGTgccactttgtttttatttgtagaGGGCTTTAACCCAGTGCCTTTCAAACTTATTTGTGACCCACAGttagaaacacattttatatCATCACCCAAAATATAGATGTAGATGTCGATATGCTTATAACATCCCACTAAACTGATCTCACAACCCATTAATAGGAGGTGACCAGCCTTTGAGAAATATTGTTttacgtggtttttttttttttgcggtacgtgggcctctcactgttgtggcctctcccgttgcggagcacaggctccggacgtgcaggctcagcggccatggctcacgggcccagccactccgcagcatgtgggatcttcccggaccggggcacgaacccgcgtcccctgcatcggcaggcggactctcaaccactgcaccaccagggaagtccctgttttacaTGTTTTTCAAAGTACAACCCTGTGACGTAAGACCCTGTATCTTTTCCCTAGTAAGTACTGAGCACTTACAATGTTTCAGCACTGT contains:
- the DNTT gene encoding DNA nucleotidylexotransferase, with translation MDPLHMAPSGPRKKRPRQLGASMASPSYDIKFGDLVLFILEKKMGTTRRTFLMELARRKGFRVENELSDSVTHIVAENNSGSEVLDWLQVQNVRASSQLELLDVSWLIESMGAGKPVEITGKHQLVVRTDYSATPNPGFQKTPPLAVKKISQYACQRRTTLNNRNHTFTDAFEVLAENYEFKENEVFCVEFTRAASVLKSLPFTIISMRDTEGIPCLGDRVKCVMEEIIEDGESSEVKAVLNDERYQSFKLFTSVFGVGLKTSEKWFRMGFRSLSKIRSDKTLKFTRMQKAGFLYYEDLVSCVTRAEAEAVGVLVKEAVWAFMPDAFVTMTGGFRRRKKTGHDVDFLITSPGSTEDEEQQLLPKVINLWERKGLLLYCDLVESTFEKFKGPSRQVDALDHFQKCFLILKLHHQRVDSDKSTQQEGKTWKAIRVDLVMCPYEQYAFALLGWTGSRQFERDLRRYATHDRKMVLDNHALYDKTKRMFLKAGSEEEIFAHLGLDYIEPWERNA